Genomic DNA from Proteobacteria bacterium CG1_02_64_396:
CAGGGGCGGGCCGTCACCATTGCACCGCGTGCCCATCGACAGCTGGCGCTGCACAACGCTCTGCTCAGTCACCCTCTTGAAGAGGCCGACGCGGTGGCTCAATTCGGCCGCGACGCGGTGCGCAGTCTTGAAGCCAAAGGTTGGGTGGTGGGGCACAAGCGGGGGCGGGAGGGAATGCTCCCCATGGGGCCGCAGCTCAACCCCGATCAAGCTGCCGCAGTGGCCCGCCTGACCGAGATGCTGACCGCGCCCGAGCGCCCAGCTTTGCTCTTCGGTACAACCGGATCGGGCAAAACCGAGGTGTACCTGCGGATCGCCCGCACAGTGGTGGAGCGGGGGGGGCAGGTGTTGGTGGTGGTCCCCGAGATCGCCCTGACCCCGCAAACCGCCGCCCGTTTTGAAGATCGCTTCCCTGGGCGGGTGGGTGTTTGGCATTCGGCACAAGGGGCGACCGACCGGGGTGACCTGGCAAGGCGGGTGCGGGCGGGACAGGTCCAGGTGTTGGTCGGGACCCGCTCGGCCCTCTTCCTGCCTTGGTTGAATCTCAAGCTTATGGTGGTCGACGAAGAGCACGACAACGCCCTGTCGCAAGAGGAGGGGATGCGCTACCACGGCCGCGATTTGGCGGTGGTGTTGGCCAAGAATGCGGGGGCGCTATGCCTGCTTGGTACCGCTACCCCCTCGGTTGAAAGTTGGCGCAATGCCGAGATGGGGCGGTACGAGCGGATCGATCTACCAGGAAGAGCAGGGGCGGGAAGAATGCCCGAGGTACGGCTGATCGACCTGCGCCAGGGGCGGGACGAGACCGACCGTCACCCCTTCGACCGTCCGCTGATCGCCGCGCCCTTGCGGCAGGCATTGGAAGAGGGTCTAGCCAAGGGGGAGCAGGCGATCCTGCTGCTCAACCGGCGCGGCTACGCCCCTTTTTTACGCTGCATCGGTTGCGGCGCCGAGTTCGCCTGCGAGCACTGCGCCGTCCCCCTGACCTACCACCACCACCCTCGCCGCCTGCTTTGCCACTACTGCGGTCATACCAAGCCGGTCCCCGATTTGTGCCCCACCTGCCAACAGATGCTCCTCACGCCCATCGGGGTCGGAATTCAGCAGGTTGAGGGGTGGCTAAACCAAATTCTGCCCAAGGCCAAGGTACTGCGGCTCGACCGAGACACCGCCCGGCTTAAGGGGATCGGGACGATTTTGGAGGCCTTCCGGCAAGGGGAGGGGGACATCCTGCTCGGCACCCAGATGCTGGCCAAGGGGCATGATTTTCCCAAGGTGACGACGGTAGGGGTGGTGTTGGCCGATCAGGGGCTGTCGCTGCCCGACTTCCGCGCCCAGGAGAGGCTCTTCCAAACCCTGGTGCAAACCTCGGGACGGGCAGGGCGAGCCGAGCTGCCGGGACAGGTGTTTATTCAGACCTTCGAGCCGGAGCACCCGTTGTTCGGGCAGATTCAGCGGGGTGAAGTCGCCCAATTTTTGGATGAGGAGCTGGCACTGCGCCGGATGCTCGGTTATCCGCCCGATCAGCCGATGCTGCGGGTGCTCGCACGGGGTAAGGGCAAACGGGTGGTGGGGCAGGCGTTGGAGGGGGTGGCGCGGACGCTGGCCAAACTGCCCGGTTTGATCCTACTCGGCCCCGCCCCCGCCCCGATTGAGCGAATTCAAGGGATCGACCGCCACCACCTGTTGCTACGCGGCCCCCGCCCAGCGCTACGCAGCGCCCTACGGCTGCTGCAACAGTGGCCGGAAGAACAAGGGGTGAACCTGCGTTGGGAGGTTGATCCGGTGCAGATGATGTAGGGGTTAAACCCCGCCAAGTTGATGCCAAGCGGTATAGAGCCCCACCGCCGCCGCCGAAGAAAGGTTCAACGAGCGCACGTCATCCACCATTGGGATGCGAAAGGCGGAGTCGGCACCTTCGATTTGCTCGGGCGGCAGCCCCCGGCTTTCGGGGCCGAAGAGCAGTCCGTCCCCCGGCTGAAACCGAACTTCGAACAGGGAGCGCTCGGTCTTGGTTGTCGCCGCCAGCACCCGCCCATTGAACGCCCTATGAAACTCCTGCCAGTCGTCATGGTGATGAATCGCCACCTCCCGCCAGTAGTCGAGCCCCGCCCGCTTGAGCTGCTTGTCGTCCCAAGAAAACCCCAGCGGATGGATCAGATGCAGGGTGGCGCCGGTGACCCGGCACAGCCGCACGATATTGCCGGTGTTGGGGGGGATCTCGGGTTGGTAGAGGATGATGTGGAGGGGGCAGGGGGCGGGCACGGGGACTCCGGCAAGCGTGATGGGGAAAAGGGCGGGGGTTGATCGGCCCCGTGTGCAACAGGCTCAAGCTGTGCGGATCGATGGTATCGGAAGCATCATCGGCAATCCGCCCATCGTCTCTTCCCGAGGGGGGAAGGGTGCTCCGGCGAACGCGAATCCAAGCAATAAAAAGGGGACGGTGGTTGCTCCACCGTCCCCATGATTGATCAAAACCGAAGCAATGCAGACACAGCGTTAAACCGGTTCACGGGTGGATTCCGGGTTTATCGATGGCGCCCCGGAATGACGCCCCACCCTTTACCCCAGCGCGTCGAGGATGTCCCGTTCGTGTTCCTGCTCTTGGGTCAGGATGTCCTCCAAGACCCGTTTGAGGGCGTATTCCCCCAGCGCCTCGGCCTGTTTCATCCGCTCTTTATAGCGGGTGATGGCAACCTTTTCGCCGACCAAATCCTGCTGGAGCATGGCGACCTGATCTTCAGAGGTCACGACATGCCGAACATCGACGGCGGGGGTACCCCCCAGGTAGTCGATCTCGTTGGCTAGAAGCAGGGCGTGTTGGTGCTCCTCGGCGGCGTGGACCACCAATTCTTGCTGAATGCTGCGGTACTGCGCCCCCTTCATCACCGCCGAATGCTGGATGTACTGGATCATCGCGGTGTATTCCAGGCGCAGGTCTTCATTGAGTAGCTCGATCAACGCCTCTCGGGTTAGCACCCCTTCGATTGCCGAGGGGGGCTCGATCATTTCCTCTTTTTTCTTCTTCTTGGGCATGGCGTGCAACCTCCTTGAAAGATGGGAACGGAATCAACCGGCCCCTTACCCGAACGGTAAAATCGCGCTTAGTTCGTCACCCTTTCTCAAACCCCAACTCCCCCCCATCCACAATCACCCGAACGGTGTCGCCATCGCGGAAGCTGCCCTCCAGCAACGCAATGGCCAGGGGGTTTTGGATCGCCTGTTGGATCAAACGCTTCAAAGGTCGGGCGCCGAAGGCGGAATCAAAACCGTGTTCGGCCAGCCATCCCACCGCCTCGTCGCTCAATTCGAGGGTGATCTTGCGATCGAGCAAAATCTTGCGTAGCCGGGCCAGCTGAATCTCGACGATTTTGGCCATATGGCCCCGCGCCAGCCGGTGGGCTCAACGGGACGACCTTTTCCCCGTAGCGGCCCCACCCCACCCTCCACCGTCGCCCCCGCGCCCGCTGGATCCCCGCCTGCGCGGGGATGACGCCGGGATGGGCGGGGGATGGGGGGCTTCGGGTCAGGCTTGGCACATGGGGATGCGAAAGCCCCAACCGGGCCGGGAGTTGGAGGCACAGCCCGAAGCCACCCAACAACGGCACTCTTTTCCAGGAGTCTGCCGGTCTTTCGTTGTCGTGGGGTAGAAGGAATAACGACAGCCCTTTCGCTGATGAGGGGCAAGAAAGACAACCTCTCGCTGAGGGATAGGATTCAGGTAGACGCATTCGGGTCGACAGGTACCCTTCTCCCCTTCGGTAAGCCCTACCCCATTTTGGCTGAGGTCTCCTGCGGAATGGATCCGTTCTTCGAGCAACCCATCCTCAACTCCCCCTACGAGTCTCCCTCCCGGCATTGGGAGTTGGATGAGCACGGCCAACCAACCCAGCGGACCATTGAGCAACGGCGGAGTGCAGAATTCGTCACCCCCATTCCCAAACCCAAAAAGCGCAAAGGGGGGGAGGGAAATTACCTGGCGTTGGATGAAGGATTTGGGCTGTCCACCCAGGACCAGCGTTACGAACACACCGGTTTGATCAACGCCCTGCGTGAAGAGGTGGCGCAGTGGCGGCAATTGCCCCCGGCCCACTGGCGAGTGACCCCCGAAACAGCCCGATTGCTCCAGCATTGGCGACACCACCCGTTTGGGGGTGTGCGCCCATTCTTTTGCCAGGTAGAGGCGGCGGAAACCGCCATTTGGCTGACCGAAGTTGCCCCCCAAAGTGGAAAAACCGGGGAACGGTTTTTGCGCCATCTGGAAGAGTCCAGCCAAGCAGCCAATCCCGATTTACTGCGTTTGGCCCTCAAGCTGGCCACCGGTGCAGGCAAAACCACCGTGATGGCCATGCTCATCGCTTGGCAAACCCTCAATGCCGTCCGACGCCCCAACAGCCGCAAATTCACCCGTGGGTTTTTGATCGTTACCCCCGGCATCACCATCAAGGACCGCCTGCGCGTCCTTCAGCCCAACGACCCGGACAGCTACTACAAGAGCCGCGAGCTGGTGCCCGGCGACATGATGGGCGACCTGGAACGGGCCAAGATCGTCATCACCAACTATCACGCCTTCAAACTGCGCGAACGTATGCCCCTGTCCAAGGGCGGTAGGCTGCTGCTGCAAGGCCGTGGCGGCGAAGCACTCGATACGTTGGAATCCGAAGGCCAGATGATCCAGAGGGTCATGCCGGAGTTGATGGGCATGAAGAACATCCTGGTCATCAACGACGAGGCTCATCACTGCTACCGGGAGAAACCCAACCACGACGACGAAAAGCTGAAAGGGGACGAGAAAAGGGAGGCGGAAGAAAACAACGAAGCAGCCCGTCTGTGGATTTCCGGTTTGGAGGCCGTCAACCGCAAGCTGGGCCTTAGCCGGGTGATCGACCTATCCGCCACCCCCTTCTTTCTGCGTGGTTCCGGTTATGCCGAGGGCACCCTGTTCCCCTGGACCCTCAGCGATTTCTCGCTGATGGACGCCATCGAATGCGGCATCGTCAAACTGCCGCGTGTGCCGGTGGCCGACAACATCCCCGGCGCCGAAGTGCCGGTGTTCCGCAACCTGTGGGAACACATCCGCAAAGACATGCCCAAGAAGGGGCGCGGCAAGGCCGAAGGACTCGACCCGCTTAAGTTGCCGACCCGCCTGCAAACCGCCCTCGAAGCCCTCTACGGCCATTACAAGAAAACCTACGATTTGTGGGAGCAGGCTGGAATCCAAGTGCCGCCCTGCTTCATCGTGGTTTGCAACAACACCTCGACCTCCAAGCTGGTGTACGACTACATCTCTGGCTTCCAGCGGCTAAACGACGATGGCAGCAGCAAGCTGGAGAACGGTCGGCTCCCACTGTTCCGCAACTTTGATGAACACGGCAATCCACTCGGCCGCCCCAAAACCCTGCTCATCGACAGCGAACAACTGGAATCCGGCGAGGCTTTGGATAACAGCTTCCGGGGCATAGCCGCTGACGAAATCGAGCGCTTCCGCCGCGAGATCATCGAACGCACCGGCGACCCGCGTGCGGCCGACACCATCACCGACGCGGCCTTGCTGCGCGAGGTCATGAACACCGTCGGCAAGGCTGGCCGACTGGGCGACTCCATTCGCTGCGTGGTTTCGGTCTCCATGCTGACCGAAGGCTGGGACGCCAGCACCGTCACCCACGTCCTGGGCGTGCGCGCCTTCGGCACCCAGTTGCTGTGCGAACAGGTCATTGGCCGCGCCTTGCGCCGCCAGTCTTACGAACTCAACGAGGCAGGGCTGTTCAACGTCGAATACGCCGACGTTCTCGGCATTCCCTTCGACTTCACCGCCAAACCGGTGGTCGCGCCGCCGCAACCGCCGCGCGAAACCATCCAGGTCAGGGCCATCCGTCCCGACCGCGACGCTCTTGAAATCCGCTTCCCCCGCGTCCAGGGCTACCGGGTGGAACTCCCGGAAGAACGCCTCACCGCCGGGTTCAACGCCGACTCCGTGCTGGAACTGACCCCCGATCTGGTTGGCCCCTCCATCACCCGCAACGCTGGCATCATCGGCCAGGATGTGGACCTGAACCTGGTCCACACCGGCGACATGCGCCATTCCACGCTGCTGTTTCACCTCACCCAGCGCCTGATCTACACCCGGTGGCGCGACCCCGGCGAGGAACCCAAGCTCTACCTGTTCGGCCAACTCAAACGCATCGCCAAACAATGGCTGGACACCTGTTTGGTTTGCAAAGGCGGCACCTACCCGGCCCAGCTCATGTATCAGGCCCTGGCCGACGTGGCTTGCGAACGCATCACCGCTGGCATCACCCGAGCGCTGATTGGTGAGCGCCCCATCAAAGCCGTGCTTGATCCGTACAACCCCACCGGCACCACCGCCCACGTTAACTTCAGCACTGCGAAGAAAGACCGCTGGCAGACCGACGCCCGCCGCTGCCACCTCAACTGGGTCATTCTCGATAGCGGTTGGGAAGGCGAGTTTTGCCGCGTCGCCGAAGCCCATCCGCAGGTACGCGCCTATGTGAAGAACCACAACCTGGGGCTGGAGGTGCCGTACCGCTATGGCTCCGAAATGCGCACCTACCTGCCCGACTTCGTCGTTCTTGTAGACGACGGCCATGGCGAGGATGACCTGCTGCACCTTGTGGTCGAGGTCAAAGGCTACCGGCGCGAAGACGCCAAGGAGAAGAAAGCCACGATGGAAACCTACTGGGTGCCGGGGGTGAACAACCTCAAGCAATACGGCCGCTGGGCCTTCGCCGAGTTCACCGAGGTCTGGCAGATGCAGGACGACTTCGCCGCGAAGGTGGAGGCCGAATTCAGCAAGATGATCGGGCGGGTGGTGGATGGAAGCTGAAACTGCATTCAGGAGCATTTTCTTGGCGTCAGGAAAATGCTCCCTAGGTGGCGATGCGCACCATTTTGTTGGCGCCAACAAAATGGTTCGACAAGAGGCCGGGCAGAAACGGGAGAAGAAGTCATGAGCAACATCAAGTTGTTCGAGTCCAAGCACATCCGTTCGGCCTGGGACGAAGCCACCCAACGCTGGTACTTTGCCATTGTCGATGTCGTCGCAGCCTTGAGCGAAAGCGAGAACCCGCAGGTCTACTGGCGGGTGCTCAAGAAGCGCCTGCTGGCCGAGGGCAATGAAACCGTTACAGCTTGTAACGCCTTGAAGATGACCGCAGCCGATGGCAAGCAGCGTCTGACCGACGTGGCGGATACCGAGCAATTGCTTCGGCTCATTCAGTCCATCCCCTCCCCCAAAGCCGAGCCGTTCAAACGCTGGCTGGCCCAGGTGGGCTACGAGCGGCTGGAAGAAATCGAAAACCCCGAACTGGCCGCCGCACGTATGCGCGAGTTGTACAAAGCCAAGGGCTACAGCGACGAATGGATCGAAAAGCGGGTGCGCGGCATCGCCATCCGCGACGAACTGACCCACGAATGGCAGAAGCGCGGCGTCAAGGAGCAGCGCGAATACGCCATCCTTACCGCCGAAATCAGCCGCGCCACCTTTGGCATGACCCCCGCCGAATACAAAACCTTCAAGAGTCTCGACAAGCCCGCCGACAACCTGCGCGACCACATGAACGATCTGGAACTGATCTTCACCATGCTGGGCGAAGCCTCCACCACCGAGATTGCTCGTAATAAAGACGCGCAAGGCTACGGCGAGAACCGCGAAGCGGCCGTGGCGGGCGGCGCGGTGGCCGGACGGGCACGCCGCGACCTGGAGAAAAAATCCGGCAAGCGCGTCGCCAGCCCGGAAAACTACAAAGCCTTGCCCGAAGCCGTGGCACGCAAAAAGCTGAAGAAGAAGGAAGCCTGAGCATGGCCAAAGCACCGAAAAGAAAACTTAGCGTCGAAACCCTTACCCACGACGCCACCCGCAAAAACATCCCCACCGCCGAATACCAATCGGTGATGCAGAAGGAAGAGCAGACGCCGGTTCGCGTGGCCTACCCTCGCAATGCTGCCGGGCAGGAGGAAGAAAAGCAGCGCCGCAACCGCGACCTGGACCCGCAACTGGTCTGGCGCGGCAAGGATGAACAAGACTGGTCCGACCTCGTCGTTCACGCCCCGCCGGTTTACATCCAGGAAAAGGTCCACCCCAAGGTGTTGATTGATGACCTGCGCCAGCAAAGCCAGGAGCAACAGGCAGCGGCGGGGCGTCAGGCGGGGAAATTACGGCAAGTCGACCTCTTCGCCGACTTCAACGGCCTGCCCGATAACAACGCCAAAACCGAGTTCTACCAGCACGACGGC
This window encodes:
- a CDS encoding primosomal protein N', which produces MDQDPTRAAPSGWIEVVVDRPLPPLTYRWPDDLDCPPKVGREVEVPLGRGRARGWIVALHAAPPDDVAVGRIKPIIDLPAAAPVPQPIWQTLCWAADYYGYPLGPYLAALLPKEDPPGKVRLLAGWQEHPAGKTLPIRTLLAGLTPHPFARFWMGWLQGHWGTVDREGRMLVLSAQGRAVTIAPRAHRQLALHNALLSHPLEEADAVAQFGRDAVRSLEAKGWVVGHKRGREGMLPMGPQLNPDQAAAVARLTEMLTAPERPALLFGTTGSGKTEVYLRIARTVVERGGQVLVVVPEIALTPQTAARFEDRFPGRVGVWHSAQGATDRGDLARRVRAGQVQVLVGTRSALFLPWLNLKLMVVDEEHDNALSQEEGMRYHGRDLAVVLAKNAGALCLLGTATPSVESWRNAEMGRYERIDLPGRAGAGRMPEVRLIDLRQGRDETDRHPFDRPLIAAPLRQALEEGLAKGEQAILLLNRRGYAPFLRCIGCGAEFACEHCAVPLTYHHHPRRLLCHYCGHTKPVPDLCPTCQQMLLTPIGVGIQQVEGWLNQILPKAKVLRLDRDTARLKGIGTILEAFRQGEGDILLGTQMLAKGHDFPKVTTVGVVLADQGLSLPDFRAQERLFQTLVQTSGRAGRAELPGQVFIQTFEPEHPLFGQIQRGEVAQFLDEELALRRMLGYPPDQPMLRVLARGKGKRVVGQALEGVARTLAKLPGLILLGPAPAPIERIQGIDRHHLLLRGPRPALRSALRLLQQWPEEQGVNLRWEVDPVQMM
- a CDS encoding tRNA (uridine(34)/cytosine(34)/5-carboxymethylaminomethyluridine(34)-2'-O)-methyltransferase TrmL (member of the SPOUT superfamily of RNA methyltransferases); its protein translation is MPAPCPLHIILYQPEIPPNTGNIVRLCRVTGATLHLIHPLGFSWDDKQLKRAGLDYWREVAIHHHDDWQEFHRAFNGRVLAATTKTERSLFEVRFQPGDGLLFGPESRGLPPEQIEGADSAFRIPMVDDVRSLNLSSAAAVGLYTAWHQLGGV
- a CDS encoding ferritin, with the translated sequence MIEPPSAIEGVLTREALIELLNEDLRLEYTAMIQYIQHSAVMKGAQYRSIQQELVVHAAEEHQHALLLANEIDYLGGTPAVDVRHVVTSEDQVAMLQQDLVGEKVAITRYKERMKQAEALGEYALKRVLEDILTQEQEHERDILDALG
- a CDS encoding restriction endonuclease: MDPFFEQPILNSPYESPSRHWELDEHGQPTQRTIEQRRSAEFVTPIPKPKKRKGGEGNYLALDEGFGLSTQDQRYEHTGLINALREEVAQWRQLPPAHWRVTPETARLLQHWRHHPFGGVRPFFCQVEAAETAIWLTEVAPQSGKTGERFLRHLEESSQAANPDLLRLALKLATGAGKTTVMAMLIAWQTLNAVRRPNSRKFTRGFLIVTPGITIKDRLRVLQPNDPDSYYKSRELVPGDMMGDLERAKIVITNYHAFKLRERMPLSKGGRLLLQGRGGEALDTLESEGQMIQRVMPELMGMKNILVINDEAHHCYREKPNHDDEKLKGDEKREAEENNEAARLWISGLEAVNRKLGLSRVIDLSATPFFLRGSGYAEGTLFPWTLSDFSLMDAIECGIVKLPRVPVADNIPGAEVPVFRNLWEHIRKDMPKKGRGKAEGLDPLKLPTRLQTALEALYGHYKKTYDLWEQAGIQVPPCFIVVCNNTSTSKLVYDYISGFQRLNDDGSSKLENGRLPLFRNFDEHGNPLGRPKTLLIDSEQLESGEALDNSFRGIAADEIERFRREIIERTGDPRAADTITDAALLREVMNTVGKAGRLGDSIRCVVSVSMLTEGWDASTVTHVLGVRAFGTQLLCEQVIGRALRRQSYELNEAGLFNVEYADVLGIPFDFTAKPVVAPPQPPRETIQVRAIRPDRDALEIRFPRVQGYRVELPEERLTAGFNADSVLELTPDLVGPSITRNAGIIGQDVDLNLVHTGDMRHSTLLFHLTQRLIYTRWRDPGEEPKLYLFGQLKRIAKQWLDTCLVCKGGTYPAQLMYQALADVACERITAGITRALIGERPIKAVLDPYNPTGTTAHVNFSTAKKDRWQTDARRCHLNWVILDSGWEGEFCRVAEAHPQVRAYVKNHNLGLEVPYRYGSEMRTYLPDFVVLVDDGHGEDDLLHLVVEVKGYRREDAKEKKATMETYWVPGVNNLKQYGRWAFAEFTEVWQMQDDFAAKVEAEFSKMIGRVVDGS
- a CDS encoding phage antirepressor protein; amino-acid sequence: MSNIKLFESKHIRSAWDEATQRWYFAIVDVVAALSESENPQVYWRVLKKRLLAEGNETVTACNALKMTAADGKQRLTDVADTEQLLRLIQSIPSPKAEPFKRWLAQVGYERLEEIENPELAAARMRELYKAKGYSDEWIEKRVRGIAIRDELTHEWQKRGVKEQREYAILTAEISRATFGMTPAEYKTFKSLDKPADNLRDHMNDLELIFTMLGEASTTEIARNKDAQGYGENREAAVAGGAVAGRARRDLEKKSGKRVASPENYKALPEAVARKKLKKKEA